In a genomic window of Pontibacter liquoris:
- the egtD gene encoding L-histidine N(alpha)-methyltransferase, protein MKTNTTSPMIDLSLKKDGTTDTAAFARDVAQGLSQQPRSLSSRYFYDAEGSRLFQQIMQLPEYYLTRCEYEVMEDNKEAMCREFAGGGFFHLIDLGAGDALKTKILLQQLARQQSAFEYVPVDISGDAMAQLSQSLQSQLPAVQVEAVVGEYFKALEWLQANKAARKVVLFLGSNIGNFKTSESQDFLRRIRSYLRPGDKLLVGVDLRKDPHQILRAYDDASGVTAAFNLNLLRRINRELGGNFDLAQFQHYAMYNPGDGVMRSFLISKTDQQVFIRDTGSTYHFSAWEAIHTENSHKYTLPHIKELGQACGFNPETVFLDKKSQFADVLFAVT, encoded by the coding sequence ATGAAAACAAATACTACTTCTCCGATGATCGATCTGAGCCTGAAAAAAGATGGCACCACCGATACGGCCGCATTTGCCAGGGATGTGGCGCAAGGTCTGAGCCAGCAGCCCCGATCGCTCTCTTCCCGTTATTTTTACGATGCCGAAGGCAGCAGGCTTTTTCAGCAGATCATGCAGCTGCCGGAATACTACCTTACCCGTTGCGAGTACGAAGTGATGGAAGACAACAAAGAAGCCATGTGCCGGGAGTTTGCCGGCGGCGGCTTTTTCCACCTCATCGACCTGGGAGCAGGAGATGCGCTCAAAACTAAAATTCTGCTGCAGCAGCTGGCCCGGCAGCAAAGCGCCTTTGAGTACGTGCCGGTCGATATTTCGGGCGATGCCATGGCGCAGCTCAGCCAAAGCCTGCAGTCCCAGTTGCCCGCCGTGCAGGTAGAAGCCGTGGTTGGCGAGTATTTTAAAGCGCTGGAATGGTTGCAGGCAAATAAAGCCGCTCGGAAAGTGGTCTTGTTCCTGGGCTCTAACATTGGCAATTTTAAAACGTCCGAAAGTCAGGATTTCCTGCGCCGCATCCGCAGTTATCTGCGGCCAGGCGATAAGCTGCTGGTTGGCGTAGATTTGCGGAAGGACCCGCACCAGATTCTGCGGGCATACGACGATGCATCCGGCGTAACAGCTGCCTTTAACCTGAACCTGCTGCGCCGCATTAACCGCGAGCTGGGAGGGAATTTTGACCTGGCGCAATTTCAGCATTATGCCATGTATAACCCCGGTGACGGCGTGATGCGCAGCTTCCTGATCAGCAAAACAGACCAGCAGGTGTTCATCCGCGATACGGGTAGCACCTACCACTTTTCGGCCTGGGAAGCCATTCATACTGAAAATTCGCACAAGTATACTTTGCCCCATATAAAGGAGCTCGGGCAGGCTTGCGGCTTTAACCCGGAAACGGTTTTCCTGGATAAAAAGAGCCAGTTTGCTGATGTGTTGTTCGCTGTCACGTAG
- the mgtE gene encoding magnesium transporter: MRAEITREYVDQVEEAIARHDAPFILGTMAELYPADITTVLYELDEQESKYVMDLLPPEVGAQILSDLDYDIRTGFLQTFTSQEIARYVNLMNSDDAVDILNEQSVKTREEVLALLDNEEKAAAILDLLHYEEDCAGGLMAKELVKVNLNWRVRQCIEEIRRQAEEVQKIYTVYVVDNRDVLVGRVSVKTLLLAKDDTLVKDIYNPDVISIESFRDEGEVVTVMQKYALEAIPVVNIQKRLLGRITIDDVIDVMQEQAELSRQLMTGITENVEEDDSVFRISRSRLPWLIIGMIGGLLAAQFMGLFEDDIALLPAVALFVPLITATGGNVGIQSSSIIIQTLSSNTVIFDNFAQRLLKVLLVALLNAVIISGLVFTLTYLFRHELTLSIVVSAALFSVVMLASLMGTLTPLVLDRFGINPAVAAGPFITTANDLLGLAIYFSVAHMLYNL, encoded by the coding sequence ATGCGGGCAGAAATTACACGGGAGTATGTTGACCAGGTAGAGGAAGCCATTGCGCGCCACGATGCGCCGTTTATACTTGGGACCATGGCCGAGCTCTACCCGGCCGATATTACCACCGTGCTTTACGAGCTGGATGAGCAGGAATCGAAGTATGTGATGGACCTACTGCCGCCCGAAGTAGGCGCCCAGATCCTGTCGGACCTGGATTACGACATTCGCACCGGCTTTCTGCAAACCTTTACCAGCCAGGAGATTGCCCGCTATGTGAACCTGATGAACTCCGACGATGCCGTGGATATTCTCAATGAGCAGTCGGTGAAGACGCGCGAGGAGGTACTTGCCCTGTTGGATAACGAGGAAAAAGCCGCCGCCATCCTGGACCTGCTGCACTACGAGGAAGATTGCGCCGGCGGCCTGATGGCCAAAGAACTGGTAAAAGTGAACCTGAACTGGCGGGTGCGCCAGTGCATTGAAGAGATCCGGCGGCAGGCCGAAGAGGTACAGAAAATTTATACTGTGTACGTGGTGGATAACCGCGATGTGCTGGTGGGCCGTGTGAGCGTGAAGACGCTGCTGCTGGCAAAAGACGACACCCTGGTAAAAGACATTTACAACCCGGATGTGATCTCAATCGAGTCATTCCGTGATGAAGGTGAGGTGGTAACCGTGATGCAGAAGTATGCCCTGGAGGCCATCCCGGTCGTGAACATCCAAAAGCGCCTGCTGGGCCGCATCACCATCGACGACGTGATAGACGTAATGCAGGAGCAGGCCGAACTCAGCCGCCAGCTGATGACGGGTATCACCGAGAACGTGGAGGAAGACGATAGTGTGTTCCGCATTTCCCGCTCGCGCCTTCCGTGGCTGATCATCGGAATGATTGGCGGGCTGCTGGCGGCCCAATTCATGGGCCTTTTTGAGGACGATATTGCTCTATTACCCGCTGTAGCGCTGTTTGTGCCGCTTATTACGGCCACCGGCGGCAATGTAGGCATCCAGTCCTCTTCCATTATCATCCAGACCCTTTCGTCTAACACGGTGATATTCGACAACTTTGCCCAACGCCTATTAAAAGTGCTGCTGGTGGCGCTGCTCAATGCCGTGATCATCTCGGGGCTGGTATTTACGCTGACGTACCTGTTTCGTCACGAGCTTACCTTGTCCATTGTAGTTTCGGCGGCGTTGTTTTCGGTTGTGATGCTGGCCTCCCTCATGGGCACGCTTACGCCCCTGGTGCTCGACCGCTTCGGTATCAATCCAGCCGTAGCCGCGGGCCCGTTCATTACCACGGCCAACGACCTGCTGGGGCTGGCCATCTACTTCAGCGTAGCGCACATGCTGTATAATCTTTAA
- a CDS encoding FAD-dependent oxidoreductase, whose product MKNESGASLPVWDKEVAMPKTSPLLENRTCDVCVVGAGLAGISTAYMLAKEGKKVIVLEAKGIGSGETSRTTAHLSNALDDRYSHLISLFGKDGARLACQSHGAAIDKIEEIAKHEKIDCDFSRVDGYLFANNREQEEDLIKELEAVQAIGWHDVVLRKGCPVETLTALPTLHFPNQGRFHPTKYLAGLAQAFLDEGGEIYTASPAVDFQTGPVVTVVTASGHAVSANHLVVATNTPVNDRVTIHTKQAPYRTYVIGVSVPAGAVPDALYWDMDDPYHYIRLMRSDVHEGETPKDDLLIVGGADHKTGQEEHYLNHFLDLERWTRLKFPMAQDVLYRWSGQVMEPVDSLAYIGRNPGDSDNVYIATGDSGHGMTHATIAGMLLTDLILGRPNAWATIYDPARLKLKSAGEYLKTNLNVAAQMKDYVTPGEVDDMMQVMPGTGRIMRDGMKKIAVYCDPDGNRHQCSAVCTHMGCVVSWNSVESSWDCPCHGSRFNPYGKVITGPAIKELGPI is encoded by the coding sequence ATGAAAAATGAATCCGGCGCGAGCCTTCCTGTCTGGGACAAGGAAGTTGCCATGCCCAAGACAAGTCCCCTGCTTGAAAACCGTACCTGTGATGTGTGTGTGGTAGGAGCCGGGCTGGCAGGCATCTCGACAGCGTATATGCTGGCAAAAGAAGGTAAGAAAGTAATTGTACTCGAAGCCAAAGGCATTGGCTCCGGCGAAACCAGCCGCACCACCGCCCACCTGTCCAACGCCCTCGATGATCGGTATTCACACCTGATCAGCCTGTTTGGAAAGGACGGAGCCCGCTTGGCCTGCCAAAGCCATGGCGCTGCGATTGATAAAATTGAGGAAATTGCCAAACACGAGAAAATAGATTGTGATTTCAGCCGGGTAGATGGCTATCTGTTTGCCAATAACAGAGAGCAGGAAGAGGACCTTATAAAAGAACTCGAAGCGGTACAGGCCATTGGCTGGCACGATGTGGTGCTCCGCAAAGGATGCCCTGTCGAAACACTGACTGCCCTGCCTACGCTACATTTCCCCAACCAGGGGCGGTTCCACCCAACCAAATACCTGGCCGGCTTGGCACAGGCCTTTTTGGACGAGGGCGGCGAGATCTACACCGCTTCTCCGGCTGTGGATTTTCAGACCGGCCCGGTTGTGACGGTGGTTACCGCCAGCGGGCATGCCGTTTCGGCCAACCACCTGGTGGTAGCAACCAATACACCCGTAAACGACCGGGTAACCATCCATACCAAGCAGGCGCCTTACAGAACCTACGTGATCGGTGTGTCGGTGCCGGCGGGTGCTGTGCCCGATGCCCTGTATTGGGACATGGACGACCCTTACCATTACATCCGCCTGATGCGAAGCGATGTGCACGAAGGAGAGACCCCAAAGGATGATTTGCTCATTGTGGGGGGCGCTGACCATAAAACGGGCCAGGAAGAACATTACCTAAACCATTTCCTGGACCTGGAGCGCTGGACGCGCCTTAAATTCCCAATGGCGCAGGATGTGCTCTACCGCTGGTCCGGGCAGGTGATGGAGCCGGTGGACAGCCTGGCCTACATCGGCCGCAACCCCGGCGACAGCGACAATGTGTATATCGCTACCGGCGATTCAGGGCATGGCATGACGCACGCTACGATTGCCGGCATGTTGCTAACCGACCTGATCCTGGGCCGGCCAAACGCCTGGGCAACTATTTATGATCCGGCCCGGCTGAAGCTTAAATCAGCGGGGGAGTACCTGAAGACCAACCTGAACGTGGCCGCGCAAATGAAAGATTATGTTACACCCGGCGAGGTGGATGATATGATGCAGGTTATGCCTGGCACAGGGCGTATTATGCGCGATGGTATGAAAAAGATAGCCGTATACTGCGACCCCGACGGCAACCGGCACCAGTGCTCGGCTGTTTGTACGCACATGGGCTGCGTGGTAAGCTGGAACAGTGTCGAAAGCTCCTGGGATTGCCCCTGCCACGGTTCCCGTTTTAACCCGTATGGCAAAGTGATCACCGGCCCGGCCATCAAAGAACTTGGCCCTATCTAA
- the rsmA gene encoding 16S rRNA (adenine(1518)-N(6)/adenine(1519)-N(6))-dimethyltransferase RsmA, whose amino-acid sequence MSKVSPKKHLGQHFLVDQNIAIKIVEQLTLPRGVTDVLEIGPGMGVLTQYLLQHPEYRTTVLDIDRESIAYLKEHFPQLNDRIISADFLKADMAKLFPGPFAIIGNFPYNISSQIFFKVLTQRDLVPEVVCMIQKEVAERIAAPPGSKTYGILSVLLQAFYTIDYKFTVSEHVFHPKPKVKSAVISLVRNEVNELPCNEKRFFEVVKLSFGTRRKTLRNCLKQFNLPPEVQAQPIFDKRAEQLSVQDFVGLTQLVEQHLAA is encoded by the coding sequence GTGAGTAAAGTAAGTCCGAAGAAGCATTTAGGCCAGCACTTCCTGGTCGATCAGAACATCGCGATTAAGATAGTGGAGCAACTCACCCTGCCCCGGGGCGTGACCGATGTGCTGGAGATTGGCCCGGGAATGGGCGTGCTCACGCAGTACCTCCTGCAGCATCCTGAATACCGCACAACTGTGCTGGACATCGACCGCGAGTCCATCGCTTACCTGAAAGAACATTTTCCGCAGCTTAATGACCGGATCATTTCTGCCGATTTCCTGAAAGCAGACATGGCTAAGCTGTTTCCGGGGCCTTTTGCCATCATCGGCAACTTCCCTTACAACATCTCGAGCCAGATCTTTTTTAAAGTGCTGACCCAGCGCGACCTGGTGCCTGAGGTGGTTTGTATGATCCAGAAAGAAGTGGCCGAGCGCATCGCAGCGCCTCCGGGCTCCAAAACCTACGGCATTCTGAGCGTGCTGCTGCAGGCGTTCTATACCATTGATTACAAATTTACGGTGAGCGAACACGTGTTTCATCCCAAGCCCAAAGTAAAGTCGGCCGTGATCAGCCTGGTGCGCAACGAGGTAAATGAGCTGCCCTGCAACGAAAAGCGCTTTTTTGAGGTGGTGAAGCTCAGTTTCGGTACGCGCCGCAAAACGCTGCGCAACTGCCTGAAGCAGTTTAACCTGCCGCCGGAGGTGCAGGCGCAGCCCATTTTTGATAAAAGGGCCGAGCAGCTTTCGGTGCAGGATTTTGTGGGGTTAACGCAACTGGTAGAACAGCATTTAGCAGCGTAG
- a CDS encoding NAD(P)-dependent oxidoreductase, giving the protein MTQNSEFSTPTKVLIIDEMHPSLFPMLESIGIRADYRPEIKPQEVCQALQGVQGLIVRSKMRITAQTLELAESLKFVARAGAGVDNIDVAALQARGIALLAANEGNSQAVGEFALGTLLGLMRNFVRADKQVRNKVWLREENRGEELGGQTVGIIGYGNMGQSFARVLQGFNCRILAYDRFAPEKISAPAISVSLEQLQAEADVVSLHIPYIFENLGFAGHDFFGSFSKPIWFLNTSRGDVVDQAALVKHLENGRVKGAALDVLENEKLATLTEQQQTTFAYLAAADNVILTPHIAGWTHESYVKINEVLVHKIQQLLTL; this is encoded by the coding sequence GTGACTCAGAACTCAGAATTCAGCACTCCAACTAAAGTCCTGATCATCGATGAGATGCACCCCAGCCTTTTTCCGATGCTGGAAAGTATAGGCATAAGAGCCGATTACCGGCCAGAAATAAAGCCACAGGAAGTATGCCAGGCCTTGCAGGGTGTCCAGGGGCTGATCGTGCGCAGCAAAATGCGGATCACGGCCCAGACGCTGGAACTGGCGGAATCATTAAAGTTTGTGGCCCGGGCTGGTGCAGGCGTCGATAATATTGATGTGGCAGCGCTGCAGGCGCGCGGCATTGCGCTGCTTGCCGCGAACGAAGGAAACAGCCAGGCGGTAGGGGAGTTTGCCCTGGGAACATTGCTGGGCCTGATGCGGAACTTCGTTCGTGCCGACAAGCAGGTACGAAACAAAGTATGGCTACGGGAGGAGAACAGGGGCGAGGAGCTTGGCGGGCAAACCGTGGGCATCATCGGCTACGGAAACATGGGGCAAAGCTTTGCGCGCGTGCTGCAGGGGTTTAACTGTCGCATACTTGCCTACGATCGTTTTGCCCCGGAAAAGATCAGCGCACCAGCTATTTCGGTTTCGCTGGAACAACTGCAGGCAGAGGCCGATGTGGTGAGCCTGCACATACCGTATATCTTTGAGAACCTCGGCTTTGCCGGGCACGATTTCTTTGGCAGCTTCAGCAAGCCCATCTGGTTTTTAAACACTTCGAGGGGCGATGTGGTGGACCAGGCAGCGCTGGTAAAACACCTGGAAAATGGCCGGGTCAAAGGCGCAGCGCTCGATGTGCTGGAAAACGAAAAGCTGGCCACCCTAACAGAGCAGCAGCAGACCACCTTCGCCTACCTGGCTGCCGCCGATAACGTGATCCTGACGCCGCACATTGCCGGCTGGACGCACGAATCCTACGTGAAGATCAACGAAGTGCTGGTGCATAAAATTCAGCAGCTCCTTACCTTATAG
- a CDS encoding MATE family efflux transporter, with protein sequence MNTLSYKQHFSRNFLLAYPVVLSQLGHIMVSVFDSLMVGQIGTIPLAAASLGNSIFMMTMVFGMGISYSITPLIAAADGRKNYTRISLLLLNGLVSNVLLGIFLFIIGYIFSPYITYLNQPQEVVTMAIPYINILFFSMVPLMIFQAFRQFAEGLSFTKQAMYISIVANSLNIVLNYIFIWGKLGLPAMGLLGAGWATFISRVVMALMMGAFVLYNKRFAIFRRFMRLRHLSFIHMYRIYRLGLPISGQMLFEMGAFGFSAIMIGWLGAKQLAAHQIAINVASVTYMMASGIAAAATIRVGNQKGLGNYHDMRMAGYTSFTMGTLFMIGSGLLMVAGNRIIPMLYIDDPEVIHMAAGLLVIAALFQISDGVQVVGLGALRGLEDVRIPSLISLLAYWVVGLPVGYLLCFKAGFGVSGIWTGLLVGLSVAAVLLFLRFKTLSNKYRRLAY encoded by the coding sequence ATGAATACCCTGAGTTACAAACAACACTTTTCCCGAAACTTCCTGCTTGCTTACCCGGTGGTCCTGAGCCAGTTGGGGCACATCATGGTGAGTGTCTTTGATAGTCTGATGGTCGGGCAGATCGGCACCATTCCCCTGGCGGCAGCCTCGCTGGGCAATAGTATCTTCATGATGACAATGGTCTTCGGAATGGGCATCTCCTATAGTATAACGCCCCTTATTGCCGCAGCTGATGGCCGTAAGAACTATACCCGCATTTCGCTGCTGCTGCTCAACGGGTTGGTTTCGAATGTACTGCTGGGCATTTTCCTGTTTATTATCGGCTACATTTTCTCGCCATATATTACCTACCTGAACCAGCCGCAGGAAGTAGTGACAATGGCTATTCCATACATCAATATCCTGTTTTTCTCGATGGTGCCGCTGATGATATTCCAGGCATTCCGGCAGTTTGCCGAAGGACTGTCTTTTACCAAACAGGCCATGTATATTTCGATCGTAGCCAACAGCCTTAACATTGTCCTCAATTATATCTTTATCTGGGGCAAGCTGGGGCTCCCGGCCATGGGCCTGCTAGGGGCTGGTTGGGCTACCTTTATCTCCCGCGTTGTGATGGCCTTGATGATGGGCGCTTTTGTGCTCTATAACAAGCGGTTTGCCATCTTTAGGAGGTTCATGCGCCTGCGCCATCTTTCCTTCATCCACATGTACCGCATCTACCGTCTGGGCCTGCCCATTTCGGGCCAGATGCTGTTTGAAATGGGGGCTTTCGGGTTCTCCGCGATCATGATCGGGTGGCTGGGTGCCAAGCAGCTGGCCGCGCACCAGATCGCCATCAATGTGGCCTCTGTTACCTACATGATGGCCAGTGGCATTGCCGCAGCGGCCACCATACGCGTGGGGAACCAGAAAGGCCTTGGCAATTACCACGACATGCGCATGGCGGGTTATACCAGCTTTACCATGGGCACTTTGTTTATGATTGGCAGCGGCCTGCTGATGGTAGCCGGCAACAGAATCATCCCGATGCTTTATATCGATGATCCGGAAGTGATCCATATGGCGGCGGGCTTGCTGGTGATTGCGGCGCTGTTCCAGATCTCTGACGGCGTGCAGGTTGTGGGCCTGGGAGCCTTGCGGGGTTTAGAGGATGTGCGTATTCCGAGTCTGATCTCGCTACTGGCTTATTGGGTGGTGGGCCTGCCTGTAGGGTATCTGCTCTGTTTCAAAGCCGGCTTCGGGGTAAGTGGCATCTGGACCGGCCTACTGGTTGGCTTGTCAGTAGCGGCCGTTCTTTTGTTCCTGCGCTTCAAAACCTTAAGCAACAAGTATAGAAGACTGGCTTACTAA
- the egtB gene encoding ergothioneine biosynthesis protein EgtB — protein MNTLTLTPVELALQRFAAVRTQTERICQPLEPEDTVVQPIVDVSPPKWHMAHTSWFFEEFVLQPYLPGYQVFHPKYRFLFNSYYNSVGNRVQRHERGTLTRPPLRDIYAYRQHVNEQVTRLLQQITPEKATEMLPILELGLQHEQQHQELLLTDIKYILSTNPLLPVYKPATTTTAGSSAAAPAATFLEVPSGRYTIGFQGDGFSFDNELGVHEVLIEDFQVMNRLVTNGEYLAFMQDGGYTDFRYWLDEGLAMVRTQHLEAPLYWVKQDDEWHRFTLHGLEKVNPHAPVCHLSFYEADAFANWSGKRLLTEFEWEAAAQVYPPAKGNFVEGELLEPAPADPAQQGLQQLYGDVWEWTYSAYHPYPGFVKAPGAIGEYNGKFMINQMVLRGGSCATPLSHIRTTYRNFFHPDKRWQYSGIRLALK, from the coding sequence ATGAACACCCTGACCCTTACCCCTGTTGAACTAGCTTTGCAACGGTTCGCCGCCGTACGTACCCAGACCGAGCGCATTTGCCAGCCCCTGGAGCCGGAAGATACCGTTGTGCAACCCATCGTGGATGTGAGTCCGCCCAAGTGGCATATGGCGCATACCAGCTGGTTTTTTGAGGAGTTTGTGCTGCAGCCCTATTTACCGGGGTATCAGGTATTTCACCCCAAGTACCGCTTCCTGTTTAACTCATATTATAATAGTGTGGGGAACCGCGTGCAGCGCCATGAGCGGGGCACCCTCACCCGCCCACCCCTCCGCGACATCTATGCGTACCGGCAGCATGTAAACGAACAGGTTACCCGCCTGCTGCAGCAGATAACCCCGGAAAAAGCGACAGAAATGTTGCCGATCCTGGAACTGGGATTGCAACACGAGCAGCAGCACCAGGAGCTGCTGCTGACCGACATCAAGTATATTCTGAGCACCAACCCGCTGCTGCCCGTTTATAAACCAGCTACTACAACAACCGCCGGAAGCAGTGCTGCTGCACCAGCAGCCACTTTTCTGGAAGTGCCCAGCGGCAGGTATACCATCGGCTTTCAGGGAGATGGCTTTAGTTTTGATAATGAACTGGGCGTGCACGAGGTGCTGATAGAGGATTTCCAGGTGATGAACCGGCTGGTGACAAATGGCGAGTACCTGGCTTTTATGCAGGATGGCGGTTACACGGATTTCCGCTATTGGTTGGACGAAGGGCTTGCCATGGTACGGACGCAGCACTTGGAGGCGCCACTGTATTGGGTAAAGCAGGACGACGAATGGCACCGTTTTACGCTGCACGGGTTGGAAAAAGTAAATCCCCACGCCCCGGTTTGCCACCTGAGCTTTTACGAGGCTGATGCCTTTGCCAACTGGTCGGGCAAGCGCCTGCTCACCGAATTTGAATGGGAAGCGGCCGCGCAGGTATACCCGCCGGCAAAAGGCAATTTTGTGGAAGGTGAGCTGCTGGAGCCAGCACCTGCCGATCCGGCGCAGCAGGGGCTGCAGCAACTCTACGGCGATGTATGGGAATGGACCTACAGCGCCTACCATCCCTACCCGGGCTTTGTGAAAGCACCTGGTGCCATCGGCGAGTATAATGGCAAATTTATGATCAACCAGATGGTGCTCCGCGGCGGTTCCTGCGCTACCCCGCTAAGCCACATCCGCACCACTTACCGCAATTTCTTTCATCCGGATAAACGCTGGCAGTATTCGGGTATCCGCCTCGCACTTAAATAA